Genomic window (Thermanaerothrix sp.):
CGCGTCCAGATCCTCCATCATCCGCCGATGGGCCTGATCCCTGGCCACGTAAACCACCCCGGAGAGGTAAACCCTCTGGCCCGCCGAAAGATCCCTGACCGATTCGTCAAGAGGAGTGGACAGCTCTATCTCCAACTATATCACCCCCTTGGCGTGCCTTAGGGCGTGGCAGCAAAGGTTCACCGCCACAGGCATGCCCGCTATGTGGGCGGGCAGGGGATTTATCCTCACGTCCAAAGCGGTCACAAGACCTCCGTACCCCCCGGCTCCTATGCCCAACCGGTTTATACGTCTCAGGCACTCCTCCTCCAGCCTGGCGTAACGGGGGTCTTGGTTCCTCTGACCCATGGGCCTTAAAAGGGCCTTCTTGGCCCTGTCTCTTATACACATCTCCGAGCCCACGA
Coding sequences:
- a CDS encoding fumarate hydratase, with protein sequence VGSEMCIRDRAKKALLRPMGQRNQDPRYARLEEECLRRINRLGIGAGGYGGLVTALDVRINPLPAHIAGMPVAVNLCCHALRHAKGVI